From a single Sorghum bicolor cultivar BTx623 chromosome 5, Sorghum_bicolor_NCBIv3, whole genome shotgun sequence genomic region:
- the LOC8073981 gene encoding proline-rich receptor-like protein kinase PERK4: MLLDLDFAPLVADFSFAKLVPEGVSHMTTCVKGTLGYLAPEYAMWGKVLGACDIYSFGILLLELVSERKPIERLPSGAKRTITEWAEPLITRGRLGDLIDPRLRGAFDATQLAHVVECAALCVQGEPDRRSDMRTIVRILRGENVAAAAATVGARGGGKGEQKVP, encoded by the coding sequence ATGCTGCTGGACTTGGACTTCGCGCCGCTCGTCGCCGACTTCAGCTTCGCCAAGCTCGTCCCCGAGGGGGTCTCACACATGACCACATGTGTCAAGGGCACGCTGGGCTACCTGGCGCCTGAGTACGCCATGTGGGGGAAGGTCTTGGGAGCTTGCGACATCTACAGCTTCGGCATCCTGCTCCTCGAGCTCGTCTCCGAGAGGAAGCCCATCGAGCGGTTGCCGTCGGGGGCGAAGCGCACCATCACCGAGTGGGCAGAGCCGCTCATCACGCGCGGCCGGCTCGGGGACCTCATCGACCCGCGTCTCCGGGGCGCGTTTGACGCTACGCAGCTCGCGCACGTCGTTGAGTGCGCCGCGCTCTGCGTGCAGGGCGAGCCTGACCGTCGCTCGGATATGCGCACCATCGTCCGCATCCTGCGCGGTGAAaacgtggccgccgccgccgccacggtggGGGCGCGTGGTGGTGGCAAAGGGGAGCAAAAGGTGCCGTGA